The Rhodothermaceae bacterium genome window below encodes:
- a CDS encoding TPM domain-containing protein yields MTIWKSTFCLASVILMVGCLIENQISEPDWIVDRADVLDAEEESALLNLLSDFYDSTSVTIVGVTAESIRGQSIELHAASLYASWELGSIETHNGILVLLRADERLVQITVGSGMAQELPSLVLDSIKVEMAELFGLGDYYGGFERGFDMLMRRAGAVPWTIAYTSIFDAERDSLHSMDEIVSTEGVITGFQEDLVILTDSDGRDVRLMVPTEAPILSLEDVIGFTGRIVQLQPIQVQVLNLEADYTLELLN; encoded by the coding sequence ATGACGATCTGGAAGTCCACATTTTGCTTGGCATCCGTAATCTTGATGGTAGGATGTCTGATTGAAAACCAGATATCGGAGCCGGATTGGATTGTTGATCGGGCAGATGTATTGGATGCCGAAGAAGAGAGTGCTCTGTTAAATCTGCTTTCCGATTTCTACGACAGTACATCCGTTACGATTGTCGGAGTAACAGCAGAATCTATACGAGGGCAATCCATAGAGCTGCATGCGGCATCGTTGTATGCATCATGGGAACTAGGGTCTATCGAAACTCATAACGGAATTTTGGTCCTCCTCCGGGCAGATGAGCGCTTGGTGCAGATTACCGTAGGTAGTGGCATGGCACAGGAGTTACCATCGCTGGTGCTTGATTCGATTAAGGTCGAGATGGCGGAGCTATTTGGTTTGGGTGACTATTACGGTGGTTTCGAGAGGGGTTTTGATATGCTCATGCGCCGTGCCGGTGCAGTCCCGTGGACGATCGCATACACGAGCATTTTTGATGCCGAACGTGACTCGTTGCACAGTATGGATGAGATTGTGTCCACAGAAGGCGTGATTACAGGATTTCAAGAGGATTTGGTTATACTCACGGATTCCGATGGACGAGATGTTCGTTTGATGGTCCCCACAGAAGCACCAATTCTTTCTTTAGAGGATGTGATCGGATTTACCGGGCGTATTGTGCAACTACAGCCGATACAGGTTCAGGTGCTGAATTTGGAGGCAGACTATACACTTGAGTTATTGAATTAA
- a CDS encoding 6-bladed beta-propeller encodes MTMNRREFTQRTSSAALLTFFPVSIISKRPEPGELIGHGDYRYRVHRTWGDLDSEVTPINNCHEMVQDQAGRLIMIGDETRNNILIYDTSGNLLDTWGSDYPYGHGLTIWEAGGEEFLFICDNGFDGNPQVVKTTLAGEVVMRLPHPKAVGAYEESDAFHPTETAIAPNGDIYVADGYGSQWILQFNSKGEYIRKFGGRGDEDHQFQTAHGVCVDLRNPEMPSLVCTSRGHNAFKRFSLSGDYLSTIFLPGAYVCRAVIHGETMYSGVCWSRLRYLNQTPDSGFVTILDKHDQVVSNPGGTPPVYENGQLQLMLQEKAIFNHCHDVCVDNDENLYVCQWNAGKTYPIKLERV; translated from the coding sequence ATGACAATGAATCGGCGCGAATTTACGCAGCGCACTTCTTCGGCTGCCTTACTAACGTTCTTTCCCGTGAGCATTATCAGTAAACGGCCTGAGCCGGGTGAACTGATCGGTCACGGAGATTACCGCTATCGGGTACACCGAACCTGGGGAGACCTGGATTCTGAGGTTACCCCGATAAATAACTGCCACGAGATGGTACAGGATCAGGCCGGCCGGCTGATCATGATCGGGGATGAGACACGCAATAACATACTTATCTATGATACCTCAGGCAATTTGCTTGACACATGGGGCAGTGACTATCCTTATGGGCATGGGTTAACAATTTGGGAGGCAGGTGGAGAAGAATTCCTGTTCATTTGCGACAATGGTTTTGATGGGAATCCGCAGGTAGTGAAGACGACCTTGGCGGGAGAGGTTGTCATGAGGTTACCACATCCTAAAGCAGTTGGGGCATATGAGGAATCCGATGCTTTTCATCCTACAGAAACTGCCATCGCTCCGAATGGCGATATCTATGTGGCTGATGGGTACGGATCACAGTGGATTCTCCAGTTCAATTCTAAAGGAGAATATATTCGCAAGTTTGGGGGTAGGGGGGATGAGGATCACCAGTTTCAGACAGCTCATGGTGTATGCGTAGATCTGCGCAATCCAGAGATGCCATCGTTGGTGTGTACCAGCCGAGGGCATAATGCATTCAAAAGGTTCTCGTTGAGTGGAGATTATCTCTCGACGATTTTTCTGCCGGGTGCGTACGTTTGCCGTGCGGTCATTCACGGAGAAACCATGTATTCAGGTGTATGCTGGTCAAGGCTTCGCTATCTGAATCAGACACCCGATTCCGGTTTTGTTACAATCCTGGACAAACATGATCAGGTTGTATCAAATCCAGGGGGGACTCCACCAGTCTACGAAAATGGCCAGTTGCAACTCATGCTACAGGAGAAGGCGATATTCAATCATTGTCATGATGTGTGTGTAGACAATGATGAAAATCTGTATGTCTGCCAGTGGAATGCAGGGAAAACCTATCCTATTAAACTGGAACGGGTTTAG
- a CDS encoding beta-lactamase family protein, producing the protein MTYRLLIWLIVVVNTPVYAQVDKLFRPWDTDKSPGAAVAVLYRGAVIHHEGYGTANLEHAIPISSASVFDIASVSKQFCAFAIAMLVDEGKITLDEDLRTYLPELPDFGHTITIENLLYHTSGLRDWPGMLGLSGRELEDVISMEEILFFVKHQQTLNFVPGTRYSYSNTGYTLLALVIERISGQSFRTFMKDRIFEPLGMTRTFFQDDHEEVVSGRVTSYSLQSGEFQRIGNGLMATGSSSLHTTTEDLLNWVQNFEDQSLGTPAVHSMMNLQGQLSDSTTLPYGFGLVRGTYRGLNTLSHSGGWAGFRTTILRIPDHEFAVIVLGNHASLNATAMAQLVAEHYLGGFMGPPEIPPTPLSLGDKSGDYEGIYDLSEAHVLRLTTSGSSLFAHLPPTPSVPAQSIGADSLYIPALSLTITFARDSLGQITHASTTDLEAERLPLPKEIDLTPFEGCYNSAELGVSYWMRTEDGKLIATGPRGKEFELTNALENVFTSDSWLMPVIRFFVDTSTQTVSYFEANSSRNRKVVFNKGC; encoded by the coding sequence ATGACCTACCGACTCCTCATATGGCTGATCGTAGTAGTGAATACTCCGGTCTATGCACAGGTGGATAAACTCTTCCGCCCTTGGGACACAGACAAAAGTCCTGGAGCAGCGGTAGCCGTACTGTACCGGGGGGCAGTCATCCATCACGAAGGATATGGGACGGCCAACCTGGAACACGCGATCCCAATTTCATCCGCCAGTGTCTTCGACATTGCCTCAGTGTCCAAGCAATTCTGCGCATTTGCAATCGCAATGCTGGTTGACGAAGGAAAGATCACACTGGATGAAGATCTACGGACCTACCTGCCGGAGTTACCGGATTTCGGACATACAATTACAATCGAAAACCTGCTCTACCATACCAGTGGACTCAGGGACTGGCCGGGAATGCTCGGACTTTCTGGACGTGAATTGGAGGACGTGATCTCCATGGAGGAGATTCTCTTTTTTGTGAAGCATCAACAAACATTGAATTTCGTTCCAGGGACTCGATACAGCTACTCGAATACGGGCTATACCCTTCTTGCCCTTGTGATTGAGCGTATCAGCGGACAATCCTTCCGGACTTTCATGAAAGACCGGATATTCGAGCCACTTGGAATGACCCGTACGTTTTTTCAGGATGATCACGAAGAAGTTGTGTCAGGACGCGTAACAAGCTACAGTCTACAGTCCGGGGAATTTCAGCGCATCGGTAATGGTCTTATGGCGACCGGGTCCAGCTCCCTGCATACAACCACTGAGGACCTGCTCAATTGGGTGCAGAACTTTGAGGACCAGAGCCTAGGAACGCCTGCTGTGCATTCTATGATGAATTTACAGGGGCAACTCAGTGATAGTACGACCCTTCCATATGGTTTTGGACTGGTTCGAGGGACGTACAGAGGATTGAATACACTCTCCCATTCGGGTGGTTGGGCTGGTTTTCGAACGACAATTCTTCGGATCCCCGATCACGAGTTTGCCGTCATTGTACTTGGCAACCATGCATCTCTGAATGCTACTGCGATGGCACAGCTTGTTGCTGAACACTATCTGGGAGGATTCATGGGCCCCCCTGAAATCCCTCCAACTCCCCTGAGCCTTGGGGACAAATCTGGTGATTATGAAGGAATCTATGATTTGAGTGAGGCGCACGTTTTACGGCTTACCACAAGTGGATCATCACTGTTCGCCCATTTACCTCCCACTCCAAGCGTGCCTGCCCAGTCAATTGGGGCAGACTCTTTATATATTCCGGCACTCAGTTTAACCATCACCTTCGCTCGTGATTCACTGGGGCAGATCACGCATGCCTCTACAACGGACCTTGAAGCCGAGAGGCTACCATTACCGAAAGAGATTGACCTTACGCCATTTGAAGGGTGCTACAACAGCGCGGAGCTTGGCGTATCCTACTGGATGCGTACTGAGGATGGAAAACTGATTGCGACCGGGCCACGCGGCAAAGAATTTGAATTGACGAATGCCCTTGAAAATGTCTTTACCAGCGATTCGTGGTTAATGCCTGTAATCCGATTTTTTGTTGATACCAGTACTCAGACCGTGAGCTACTTTGAAGCAAACAGCTCGCGCAATCGAAAAGTAGTATTCAATAAGGGCTGCTAA
- a CDS encoding beta-lactamase family protein has translation MLRKILISCLFAFAWPAFGQSLEAHVDSLFSAVDQPDTPGAAVVIVRGDSIHFAKGYGVADLEHNILVTPHTVFMVASVSKQFTAYGIALLATQAKISLDDPVTDYVPELASFTSPITVRHLVHHTSGLRDEFSLLALAGYRMDDVITKDDILRLIYRQNDLNFDPGEQYMYSNSGYTLMAEIIERVSGQSFSEWMHDNFFLPLGMTNSQFRSKRGQVIENVASGYITALGGYKAQRVNYSSVGASGLYTTALDLGRWLTALKRGDVGGTQTRDLAHSRGILSDGDTLTYAFGLSYGRFRGTQSIGHSGSHRGFRAWAGRFPNHDLGIVVLGNLEEFNPSNMALKIATFFIEEKSLNAYEGAYHSRELGSTIYISLESDTLRARSQRGELATLSRTGRDSFSSDTWYLSSFEFKRENDRLTGVHISSGRSQDVWFEKMDQ, from the coding sequence ATGCTACGCAAGATTCTCATTTCATGTCTGTTTGCTTTCGCCTGGCCCGCATTTGGTCAGTCGCTGGAGGCCCATGTCGATTCCCTTTTCTCTGCCGTGGATCAACCGGATACTCCTGGTGCAGCGGTTGTAATCGTGCGCGGTGACAGCATCCACTTTGCCAAGGGATACGGTGTAGCCGACCTGGAACACAATATCCTGGTCACTCCCCATACTGTCTTCATGGTTGCAAGTGTATCAAAGCAATTCACCGCCTACGGAATTGCGCTCCTCGCGACCCAAGCCAAAATTTCACTTGATGACCCGGTCACAGACTATGTACCAGAACTGGCATCCTTCACCTCTCCAATTACCGTGCGGCATTTAGTTCATCACACCAGTGGACTGCGTGACGAATTCAGCCTTCTGGCGCTGGCTGGGTACCGGATGGATGATGTGATCACCAAGGACGACATTTTGCGCCTTATTTATCGCCAAAATGATCTGAATTTTGATCCCGGAGAACAATATATGTATAGCAACTCCGGCTATACACTGATGGCAGAAATTATTGAACGCGTGAGCGGACAATCATTCAGCGAATGGATGCATGACAACTTTTTCCTGCCACTTGGAATGACGAATTCACAGTTCCGCTCAAAACGGGGGCAGGTGATCGAAAATGTTGCCTCCGGCTATATCACTGCACTCGGTGGATATAAAGCTCAACGTGTGAATTACTCCAGTGTTGGAGCCAGTGGACTCTATACGACGGCACTGGACCTGGGTCGGTGGCTCACCGCATTGAAGCGAGGCGATGTCGGTGGAACCCAGACGCGAGATCTGGCACATTCACGCGGGATCCTCTCCGATGGAGATACACTTACGTATGCATTTGGTCTCAGCTACGGACGATTTAGAGGGACACAATCTATTGGCCATAGTGGCTCTCACCGGGGATTCCGTGCCTGGGCAGGACGGTTCCCCAATCATGACCTTGGCATTGTTGTGCTTGGCAACCTAGAGGAATTCAACCCATCAAATATGGCGCTTAAGATTGCCACTTTCTTCATTGAGGAAAAAAGCCTGAACGCGTACGAGGGTGCATATCATAGCCGTGAACTCGGTAGCACGATCTACATTTCCCTTGAGTCTGATACACTGCGTGCACGCTCCCAGCGAGGCGAGCTAGCCACGCTGTCTCGGACAGGAAGGGACTCCTTTTCCAGTGACACATGGTACCTGAGTTCTTTCGAATTCAAACGGGAAAATGATCGTTTAACCGGGGTTCATATCAGTTCTGGACGCTCTCAGGATGTCTGGTTTGAGAAAATGGACCAATGA